One genomic region from Euleptes europaea isolate rEulEur1 chromosome 6, rEulEur1.hap1, whole genome shotgun sequence encodes:
- the UNC93B1 gene encoding protein unc-93 homolog B1 → MVNGPVDGAEVQLDDFVGAHAEYNEEEEERKYFRRKRLGVIKNLLTASLSGMLTYGVFLGLLQMQLILHYDETYREVKYSNLELQNIDNKMLMGINVTPIAALLYTTLLIRFFGTKWILYLAVGIYALFVSTNYWERYYTLVPSAVAIGAATVPLWASISNYITRMAQKYYDCVKYKEEHVQEQKRAPRGAYNNYIIVFQTVFYAFFYLSFVFAQMPMFFFLKRYLYDMNHTLHNVRDCGTSSHGILPGLNSTVLQRLPRSSELIMVESVLMGVAFLAMLLVLILCGSAYRPTEEIDLRSIGWGNIFQLPFKHMRDYRLRHLIPFFIYSGFEVVFLCTGFALNYGVCSIGLEYVAYIITAYGLSSAVCSSLALFMLCVPRQVPLLTGAFVHAILLIALFCWEPRPHSLGEAPMLYLVAALWGLGSALNKTSLSTLLGMFYEDKERQDFIFTIYHWWQALAIFVVYLWSGLSMKAKLSIMLITLVAAVFSYMWMEHKIGRLIPHRLPKIPKPRHKVRGYRYMEDENSDETGSEGEEERQHSDSSEGEAEGEMPKDQQTRAQRRNKCNYEQAQGEEAGDNVG, encoded by the exons ATGGTCAACGGGCCCGTGGATGGGGCGGAGGTTCAG CTAGATGACTTTGTGGGGGCTCATGCTGAATAtaatgaagaggaggaagaacgCAAATATTTCCGCCGCAAGCGTCTTGGTGTTATCAAGAACCTCTTGACAGCCAGCTTGAGCGGAATGCTAACCTATGGCGTCTTTCTAG GCCTGTTGCAGATGCAGCTAATCCTGCACTATGATGAAACGTATCGAGAGGTGAAGTACAGCAATCTGGAGCTGCAGAATATTGACAACAAGATGCTGATGGGCATCAATGTCACACCTATCGCTGCATTGCTCTACACTACACTCCTGATAAG ATTCTTTGGCACCAAGTGGATACTATACTTGGCTGTTGGTATCTACGCACTCTTTGTCTCCACCAACTACTGGGAACGTTACTATACCTTGGTACCATCAGCTGTGGCAATTGGAGCTGCCACTGTGCCACTGTGGGCTTCCATAAGCAACTATATCACCCG GATGGCACAGAAATACTATGACTGTGTAAAGTACAAGGAAGAGCATGTCCAGGAGCAAAAGAGAGCACCACGTGGGGCCTACAACAACTACATCATTGTCTTCCAGACGGTCTTTTATGCCTTCTTCTAC TTGAGTTTCGTCTTTGCCCAGATGCCTATGTTTTTCTTCCTGAAGCGGTACCTCTATGATATGAACCACACACTTCACAATGTGCGTGACTGTG GCACCTCCAGCCATGGGATCCTCCCAGGGCTCAACTCCACAGTTCTACAGAGACTCCCACGCAGCAGTGAGCTCATCATGGTGGAGAGCGTGCTCATGGGCGTGGCCTTCCTCGCCATGCTTCTG GTGTTGATCCTGTGTGGCTCTGCCTATCGCCCAACAGAGGAGATAGATTTACGCAGCATTGGATGGGGCAACATCTTCCAGCTGCCCTTCAAGCACATGCGAGATTATCGCCTCCGCCACCTCATCCCCTTCTTCATATACAGTGGCTTCGAGGTGGTCTTCCTCTGTACTGGCTTTGCTTTG AACTATGGTGTCTGCTCCATTGGCCTGGAATATGTGGCTTACATCATTACTGCTTACGGACTCTCGTCTGCTGTTTGCAGCAGCCTGGCACTGTTTATGCTGTGTGTGCCCCGCCAGGTCCCCCTCCTCACAGGAGCTTTTGTCCATGCCATCCTTTTGATTGCCCTCTTCTGTTGGGAGCCTCGTCCCCACAGCTTAGGCGAAGCACCCATGCTGTACCTGGTGGCTGCGCTTTGGGGCCTTGGCAGCGCCCTCAACAAGACAAGCCTCAGCA CACTCCTGGGGATGTTTTATGAAGACAAAGAGCGTCAGGACTTCATCTTTACCATATACCACTGGTGGCAAGCCCTGGCCATCTTTGTTGTCTATCTGTGGTCTGGACTATCTATGAAG GCTAAGTTATCCATCATGTTGATTACTCTGGTGGCTGCAGTGTTCTCATACATGTGGATGGAACATAAAATAGGTCGGCTCATCCCGCACCGCCTCCCCAAGATTCCCAAGCCTCGTCACAAGGTGCGGGGCTACCGCTACATGGAAGATGAGAATTCTGATGAAACTGGCtcagagggagaggaggaaaggcAACACAGTGActcctcagagggagaagcagaagGTGAGATGCCCAAAGACCAGCAGACCCGAGCTCAACGCAGAAACAAGTGCAACTATGAGCAGGCCCAGGGGGAGGAGGCTGGGGATAACGTGGGCTAG